Proteins from a genomic interval of bacterium:
- a CDS encoding acyltransferase, with translation MRTALVQMGTEYDTESNVKRAEHLVREAADRGARIVCLQELFHTVYFPFEMNARHLDLAEPIDGPTMEAMRELARELQIVLIAPIYEKALDGLLYNSAPVVGPDGDLLGIYRKSHIPIVSVPTLTGVEKYYFAPGDTGFITFPTPFDVTIGILICYDRHFPEAARTLALNGAQIVYVPTATTGMSRYLWELELQAHAVDNIYYVGGVNRVGVDQGGSDSHFYGSSMWVDPKGRIISQASDTEDEVLVADLDLSVIPQIRNDWGFFRDRRPDLYGQLST, from the coding sequence GTGAGGACCGCACTCGTCCAGATGGGTACGGAGTACGACACGGAGAGCAACGTCAAGCGGGCCGAGCACCTGGTGCGTGAAGCGGCGGACCGGGGCGCCCGGATCGTATGCCTCCAGGAGTTGTTCCACACGGTGTACTTCCCCTTCGAGATGAACGCACGCCACCTCGACCTGGCCGAGCCGATCGACGGTCCCACGATGGAGGCCATGCGGGAGCTGGCCCGCGAGCTGCAGATCGTCCTGATCGCCCCCATCTACGAGAAGGCGCTCGACGGCCTGCTCTACAACAGCGCCCCGGTGGTCGGCCCGGACGGCGACCTGCTGGGCATCTACCGCAAGAGCCATATCCCCATCGTCTCGGTGCCTACCCTGACCGGGGTTGAGAAGTACTACTTCGCGCCGGGTGACACCGGGTTCATCACCTTCCCGACGCCCTTCGACGTGACGATCGGGATCCTGATCTGCTACGACCGCCACTTCCCCGAGGCGGCCCGCACCCTGGCGCTCAACGGGGCACAGATCGTCTACGTCCCCACCGCCACCACCGGCATGAGCCGCTACCTGTGGGAGCTGGAACTCCAGGCCCACGCGGTCGACAACATCTACTACGTCGGCGGCGTGAACCGCGTGGGGGTGGACCAGGGGGGTTCCGACTCGCACTTCTACGGGTCGTCGATGTGGGTGGACCCCAAGGGGAGGATCATCTCGCAGGCGAGCGACACCGAGGACGAGGTTCTGGTCGCCGATCTGGACCTGTCGGTTATCCCGCAGATCCGCAACGACTGGGGTTTCTTCCGTGACCGCAGGCCGGACCTGTACGGACAGCTGAGTACCTGA
- the hydA gene encoding dihydropyrimidinase translates to MTTLVEGGRIVTATDDYVADILIEDGRVRAIGDFEGTEADETIDASGHLVFPGGIDPHTHLDTPVAGTVISDDFDTGTRAAAVGGTTTVIDFAIQEKGADPRASLMRWHGMADGKAAVDYAFHQIITDLPDSLLPSLDGLVTEGVTSFKLFMAYPNVWMLDDGAIFKAMRRTAENGGFIMLHCENGYAIDALVKESLARGDTDPIFHARTRPSLAEDEATRRGIALAEMAGVPLYIVHMSSAGSAQAMAEARERGVRAYAETCPHYLVLTDERLAEPGFRGSQYVCSPPLRSADHHDPLWDALAAGDLQAVGTDHAPFFFEQRMVGKDDFTKIPNGLPGIEWRMGLLYHYGVAQGRFSLNRFVEITSTNAAKLFGLYPRKGEIAPGSDADLVVLDPAATTTLALDTQVTNCDYNPYEGTVLQGAIREVLLRGRAIVRDGRYVASRPAGSFVRSAESAALSSSTLVS, encoded by the coding sequence GTGACGACGCTCGTCGAGGGAGGCCGGATCGTCACGGCCACGGACGACTACGTGGCGGACATCCTCATTGAGGACGGACGGGTCCGCGCCATCGGCGACTTCGAGGGCACGGAGGCGGACGAGACCATCGACGCCTCCGGTCACCTGGTGTTCCCCGGCGGCATCGATCCCCATACCCATCTGGACACCCCGGTGGCGGGCACGGTGATCTCGGACGACTTCGACACGGGGACGCGTGCCGCCGCCGTGGGCGGTACCACCACGGTCATCGATTTCGCCATCCAGGAGAAGGGCGCCGACCCCAGAGCGTCTTTGATGCGATGGCACGGGATGGCGGACGGGAAGGCCGCTGTGGACTACGCCTTCCACCAGATCATCACCGATCTGCCCGACAGCCTGCTCCCGTCTCTCGACGGCCTGGTCACCGAGGGCGTGACCAGCTTCAAGCTCTTCATGGCCTACCCGAACGTCTGGATGCTGGACGACGGCGCCATCTTCAAGGCGATGCGGAGGACCGCCGAGAACGGCGGCTTCATCATGCTCCACTGCGAGAACGGCTACGCCATCGACGCGCTGGTCAAGGAGTCGCTGGCCCGCGGGGACACCGATCCGATCTTCCATGCCCGGACCCGGCCGTCCCTCGCCGAGGACGAGGCGACCCGGCGGGGGATCGCGCTGGCGGAGATGGCGGGCGTGCCCCTCTACATAGTCCACATGTCATCGGCCGGTTCGGCTCAGGCGATGGCCGAGGCCCGGGAGCGGGGGGTGCGCGCCTATGCGGAGACCTGCCCGCACTACCTGGTGCTGACGGACGAAAGGCTGGCCGAGCCGGGGTTCCGGGGTTCCCAGTACGTCTGCTCCCCGCCCCTCCGCTCCGCAGACCACCACGATCCGTTGTGGGACGCGCTGGCGGCCGGGGACCTGCAGGCGGTGGGAACCGACCACGCGCCGTTCTTCTTCGAGCAGCGCATGGTGGGAAAGGACGACTTCACCAAGATCCCCAACGGCCTCCCTGGCATCGAGTGGCGCATGGGCCTGCTGTATCACTACGGCGTGGCCCAGGGCCGGTTCTCGCTCAACAGGTTCGTGGAGATCACCTCGACCAACGCGGCGAAGCTGTTCGGCCTGTACCCGCGCAAGGGGGAGATCGCTCCCGGATCGGATGCCGACCTGGTGGTGCTCGATCCTGCCGCTACCACGACGCTGGCCCTGGACACCCAGGTCACCAACTGCGACTACAACCCCTATGAGGGCACGGTCTTGCAGGGCGCCATCCGGGAGGTGCTCCTGCGCGGCCGGGCTATCGTGCGCGATGGCAGGTACGTGGCGTCAAGGCCGGCGGGGAGCTTTGTGAGGAGCGCCGAGTCCGCCGCTCTGAGCAGCTCCACGCTCGTATCATGA
- a CDS encoding Retroviral aspartyl protease, translated as MGVLNQTVRLAAEDGGRSLDVELMVDIGTLFTMVPAPLLRELGVSPIDRFPLVLQDGRRVEYDMGRAIATVEGRSIHTLVLFGEKKDRPRLGTYTLDGLRLAVDPVRGKLVPATGFLVPATEFRALRVAAA; from the coding sequence GTGGGAGTACTTAACCAAACCGTACGCCTTGCGGCTGAGGATGGCGGACGGTCGCTGGATGTCGAGCTAATGGTGGACATCGGTACCCTCTTCACGATGGTTCCTGCCCCCCTGCTCCGGGAGTTGGGTGTTTCTCCTATCGACCGGTTCCCGCTTGTCCTCCAAGACGGACGCCGGGTGGAATACGACATGGGCCGGGCGATTGCCACCGTGGAAGGGAGGAGTATCCACACGCTCGTGCTGTTCGGGGAGAAGAAGGACCGTCCGCGCCTGGGCACCTACACCCTGGACGGTCTACGACTTGCCGTCGACCCGGTCCGGGGCAAGCTCGTTCCCGCCACAGGGTTCCTCGTTCCTGCCACCGAGTTCCGGGCGTTACGGGTGGCCGCGGCGTGA
- a CDS encoding xanthine dehydrogenase family protein molybdopterin-binding subunit gives MTTTQENRWIGVSAPRREDAPLIRGRGRYIADIEPAGTVHMAILRSPYAHARINGIDTAAAEALDGVHCVLTAADLEGIGDFPTIWRLPGQKECTTPAFAPGKARYVGEPVAAVVADSRYLAEDALDLLDVDYEILDHVVDVEAALADGAPVINEDMGDNTIIEYTFPGINALGVAGDIDGAFEEADEIVSGRFKVGRYSGVALETRGHVAEWDDLRQTLTLHSGSQVASLLRTELAAALGIPETSVRILTPNIGGAFGNQWDRYPEDILVSLASMKLCRPVKWIEDRREALQATVHGREQLQEWQLAANSDGTVLGLKGRVLSDQGAHLHSVGIGPAWVTGAAAVNQYKIANYHCDVVGVATNKTPNSTFRGFGGPEAMFGIERMMDKTARRLGIDPAELRRRNMIQADEFPYFSPGGAVYDSGNYPAALEKALEAVEYDKVREEQQSLRDQGVYRGIGISSYIHVSGFGPSAILGILDYYTGGYEGSTVKIDPHGRATLYTGMIPMGQGTETTLAQVAADHLEIDIANVRVVWGDTDQTPYTGFGSAGSRSNVAAVAVIKAIEEIKAKAVRIGAGLLEADPDDVAYADGRISVKGAEEMRSLSLADVAQQAYWAHKLPEGDQPTLEATYVYDPANFTTACGTHVAVVDVDIDTGKIDWVKYVVVDDAGTIINPLLVEGQIHGALSNGLGGAMLEEFVYDEESGQLLSSTLMDYLVPSFTDLPDFEIHHLVTPSPHTEGGFKGMGEAGCFPAAGALANAVTDALSHLGVEADQTPVTPSRLWSLIDQAGG, from the coding sequence ATGACCACCACGCAGGAAAACCGGTGGATCGGAGTCTCGGCGCCCCGCCGGGAGGATGCTCCGCTGATCCGGGGCCGGGGTCGCTACATCGCCGACATCGAGCCGGCCGGGACGGTCCACATGGCCATCCTCCGCAGTCCGTACGCACACGCCCGCATCAACGGTATCGACACGGCCGCGGCGGAGGCCCTCGACGGCGTCCACTGCGTGCTGACAGCCGCCGACTTGGAGGGCATCGGGGACTTTCCCACCATCTGGCGCCTTCCGGGCCAGAAGGAATGCACCACGCCCGCCTTTGCCCCCGGCAAGGCTCGTTACGTAGGTGAGCCGGTCGCCGCGGTGGTGGCCGACTCGCGCTATCTGGCCGAGGACGCCCTCGATCTGCTCGACGTGGACTACGAGATCCTCGACCACGTGGTCGACGTGGAGGCTGCCCTGGCCGATGGCGCTCCGGTGATCAACGAGGACATGGGCGACAACACGATCATCGAGTACACCTTCCCGGGGATCAACGCCCTCGGTGTAGCCGGTGACATCGACGGCGCCTTCGAGGAGGCGGACGAGATCGTCTCCGGACGGTTCAAGGTGGGTCGCTACTCGGGCGTGGCGCTGGAGACGCGCGGTCACGTAGCCGAGTGGGACGATCTTCGCCAGACCCTCACCCTCCACTCCGGGAGCCAGGTGGCCAGCCTGCTCCGCACGGAGTTGGCGGCCGCCCTTGGCATTCCCGAGACGTCGGTCCGGATCCTCACCCCCAACATCGGTGGCGCGTTCGGCAATCAATGGGACCGCTACCCCGAGGACATCCTCGTCTCGCTGGCGTCGATGAAGCTGTGCCGGCCGGTCAAGTGGATCGAGGATCGCCGGGAGGCGCTCCAGGCCACGGTGCACGGGCGCGAGCAACTCCAGGAATGGCAGCTCGCGGCCAACTCCGACGGGACGGTCCTCGGCCTCAAGGGCCGGGTGCTGAGCGACCAGGGCGCCCACCTGCATAGCGTGGGCATCGGGCCCGCCTGGGTGACGGGCGCCGCCGCGGTCAACCAGTACAAGATCGCCAACTACCACTGCGACGTGGTGGGGGTGGCCACCAACAAGACCCCGAACAGCACCTTCCGCGGCTTCGGAGGCCCGGAGGCCATGTTCGGTATCGAGCGGATGATGGACAAGACGGCTCGCAGGCTGGGGATCGACCCGGCCGAGTTGCGTCGCCGCAACATGATCCAGGCCGATGAGTTCCCCTACTTCAGCCCGGGCGGCGCCGTCTACGACAGCGGCAACTACCCCGCGGCGCTGGAGAAGGCCCTCGAGGCGGTCGAGTACGACAAGGTGCGGGAGGAGCAGCAGAGCCTGCGGGACCAAGGCGTATACCGCGGGATCGGCATCTCCTCCTACATCCACGTGTCCGGCTTCGGACCCTCGGCCATCCTCGGCATTCTCGACTACTACACGGGCGGCTACGAGGGCTCGACCGTGAAGATCGACCCCCACGGCAGGGCCACCCTGTACACGGGGATGATCCCGATGGGTCAGGGCACCGAGACCACGCTCGCCCAGGTGGCCGCCGATCACCTGGAGATCGACATCGCCAACGTGCGGGTCGTCTGGGGCGACACCGACCAGACCCCGTACACGGGTTTCGGGTCGGCGGGCAGCCGTTCCAACGTGGCGGCGGTGGCGGTCATCAAGGCCATCGAGGAGATCAAGGCCAAAGCGGTGCGGATCGGCGCCGGGCTCCTGGAAGCGGATCCGGACGACGTCGCCTACGCCGACGGCCGGATATCGGTGAAGGGCGCCGAGGAGATGCGGTCCCTCAGTCTGGCCGACGTGGCGCAGCAGGCCTATTGGGCGCACAAGCTCCCGGAGGGGGACCAACCGACCCTCGAGGCGACCTACGTCTACGACCCGGCCAACTTCACGACCGCCTGCGGGACCCATGTGGCCGTGGTGGACGTGGACATCGACACCGGCAAGATCGACTGGGTCAAGTACGTGGTGGTGGACGACGCCGGCACGATCATCAACCCGCTCCTGGTGGAAGGCCAGATCCACGGGGCTCTCTCCAACGGGCTCGGTGGCGCGATGCTGGAGGAGTTCGTGTATGACGAGGAGAGCGGACAGCTTCTGTCTTCGACCCTCATGGACTACCTGGTGCCGTCCTTCACGGATCTGCCCGACTTCGAGATCCATCACCTGGTGACCCCCTCGCCACACACCGAGGGCGGCTTCAAGGGCATGGGCGAGGCGGGATGCTTCCCGGCCGCCGGGGCGCTGGCCAACGCGGTGACCGACGCGCTGTCGCACCTCGGAGTCGAGGCGGACCAGACCCCGGTCACGCCGAGCCGCCTGTGGTCGCTGATCGACCAGGCCGGCGGCTAG
- a CDS encoding (2Fe-2S)-binding protein translates to MAENMSVVINVNGAGRAVSVEPRKTLADAIREDLGLTGTHLGCEHGVCGACTILLDGEVVRSCLMLAVQADGAEITTIEGIADGDDLHPMQSAFSEYHGLQCGFCTPGMILAGIDVVSRNPDPSPQEIREEMGGNICRCTGYQKIVESVQAAAAVMSAEGGSA, encoded by the coding sequence ATGGCTGAGAACATGAGTGTCGTAATCAACGTCAACGGCGCCGGCCGGGCGGTCTCGGTCGAGCCGCGCAAGACACTGGCGGATGCCATACGCGAGGACCTCGGCCTGACCGGGACCCACCTCGGGTGCGAGCACGGGGTGTGCGGCGCATGCACGATCCTGCTCGACGGCGAGGTCGTCCGATCCTGCCTGATGCTCGCCGTACAGGCGGACGGCGCGGAGATAACCACCATCGAGGGCATCGCCGACGGCGACGATCTCCACCCCATGCAAAGTGCGTTCTCCGAGTACCACGGCCTGCAGTGCGGCTTCTGCACGCCGGGGATGATCCTGGCCGGAATCGACGTGGTGTCACGGAACCCGGATCCCAGCCCACAGGAGATACGGGAGGAGATGGGCGGCAACATCTGCCGCTGCACCGGATACCAGAAGATCGTCGAGTCGGTGCAGGCGGCAGCTGCCGTCATGTCCGCTGAAGGGGGGAGCGCATGA
- a CDS encoding xanthine dehydrogenase family protein subunit M, with translation MKPAVFDYSAPESIGETLDLLAEHGSGAKVLAGGQSLVPMLNFRLARPAHLIDVNGVDSLSYISANGSLRIGAMTRLTAVGESGDVAGAHPVIPAAVAEIGHRAIRNRGTIGGSVAHNDPAAELPAVLMALDAEVTARSVDGERVIGMQDLIEDRLFDTTLGDTELLTEIRIPAAAAGSTFGFQEFARRHGDFALAGVAAVITTDGSTITHAALGAFGGTHATRLPTAEAALVGAETGDAAFAAAGAGAAADFPATSDVHGTAEYRSHLINVLTVRALNDAAGQAGGGNG, from the coding sequence ATGAAACCAGCGGTCTTTGATTACTCGGCGCCGGAAAGCATCGGGGAGACCCTCGATCTTCTGGCCGAACACGGATCGGGGGCGAAAGTCCTTGCCGGCGGCCAGAGCCTCGTGCCGATGCTCAACTTCAGGTTGGCCAGGCCGGCCCACCTGATCGATGTCAACGGAGTCGACTCGCTGTCCTACATCTCGGCCAACGGGTCGCTGCGGATCGGTGCCATGACCCGCCTGACCGCGGTCGGTGAGTCGGGTGACGTGGCGGGGGCACATCCGGTCATCCCCGCGGCCGTCGCCGAGATCGGCCACCGGGCGATCCGCAACCGGGGCACGATCGGCGGCTCGGTGGCCCACAACGACCCGGCGGCGGAGCTTCCGGCCGTGCTGATGGCTCTCGATGCCGAGGTCACCGCCCGGTCGGTGGACGGCGAGCGGGTCATCGGGATGCAGGACCTGATCGAGGATCGCCTGTTCGACACGACCCTGGGCGACACCGAACTGCTGACCGAGATCCGGATACCGGCGGCAGCAGCGGGGAGCACTTTCGGATTCCAGGAGTTCGCCCGCCGGCATGGCGACTTCGCGCTGGCCGGGGTGGCGGCGGTGATCACGACCGATGGGTCGACCATCACGCACGCGGCACTAGGGGCTTTCGGGGGCACCCATGCCACCCGCCTACCCACCGCGGAGGCCGCTCTGGTGGGCGCCGAGACGGGAGACGCCGCGTTCGCGGCGGCCGGGGCCGGTGCGGCCGCGGACTTTCCCGCCACCTCGGATGTTCACGGAACGGCCGAGTACAGGAGTCATCTGATCAACGTTCTGACGGTACGGGCCTTGAATGATGCGGCCGGCCAGGCAGGAGGCGGAAATGGCTGA